In the genome of Methylococcus sp. EFPC2, the window CAATTAGGAGATACACGATGGGCGTTCCATTACGTCAACAGATCACCGTAGCGAGCTACCTGCTCAAGCAGAAGATCAAAGGTGTCAAACGCTACCCCCTGGTACTGATGTTGGAACCTTTGTTTCGGTGCAATCTGGCTTGCGCCGGCTGCGGCAAGATCGACTACCCGGAGGAGATCCTCAACCGCCGCTTGAGCGTGGAGGACAGCCTGGCGGCCGTGGACGAGTGCGGCGCGCCCATCGTCTCGATCGCGGGCGGAGAGCCGCTGCTGCACAAGGAGCTGCCGCAAATCGTGGAAGGCATCATCGCGCGGAAGAAATACGTTTATCTCTGCACCAACGCCTTGCTGCTGAAAAAGCGCATGGACGATTACCAGCCGTCTCCTTACCTGACCTTCTCCATCCATCTGGACGGCAATCGCGACCGTCATGATGCCTCGGTGTGTCAGGAAGGCGTATTTGATCGTGCGGTCGAGGTCATCGAGCAGGCCATCAAGAAGGGGTTCCGGGTGACCGTCAACTGCACCCTGTTCCAGAATGAATCCGCCGAGGAAGTCGTCGAATTCCTCGACTATACCAAGAAGCTGGGCGTCGAAGGCGTCACGATCGCCCCCGGCTTCAGCTACGAGCACGCACCGCAGCAGGACATCTTCATCAAGCTGCGCGACAGCAAGGAACTGTTCCGCAAGGTGTTCAAGATCGGCAAGAACCGCAAGTGGGCCCTCAACCACTCCCCGCTGTACCTGGATTTCCTCGCCGGTAACCAGGCCTACAACTGCACGCCCTGGGGCAACCCCACCCGCAATGTGTTCGGATGGCAGAAGCCCTGTTATTTGCTGGTCGACGAAGGTTACGCGCCGTCGTTCAAATCGCTGCTGGAAGACACGCCCTGGGACAAATACGGCAATTCCAAGAATCCCAAGTGCGCCAACTGCATGGCCCACTGCGGTTTCGAGGCAACCGCCGCCGACGATTCCATCAGCAATCCGCTGAAAGCCCTGTGGGTAGGCTTGCGCGGGCCGCGCACGGAAGGCGCCATGGCCCCCGACCCGGTCCCCGAATGGGAGGCCAAGCAGACCAAGAGCGTGCTGTCCCGCCCGGTCATCAGCATCGAAGCGGTCGAATAGACGTTACGTCGGTAATACGCTATCAGCCTCTGCCGGGGTCCTCCCGGCAGAGGCTTTTTTGTGTCCGCGTATCGTGTGCGGGGCTCAAGCGCGATAGGGATGAAGGTACAATCGGCGCAGACTCCCGCATCTGACGGACTATGAACTCCTCGCTGTTCGACGACTTACTGCTCATCTTTGGCGCCTCGGTGTTGATCAGTGCGTTGTTCGGACGTCTGCGCCTGGCGCCCATCCTGGGCTATTTGCTGGTCGGCGTGGCGTTCGGGCCCGGAGCCTTGGGGCTGTTGAACAATGTTGCCGACATCCACGACTTCGCCGAATTCGGTATCGTGTTCCTGCTGTTCAGCCTCGGATTGGAGTTTTCCATCCCCAAGATGCTGGCCCTGCGGCGCACCGTATTCGGCCTGGGTGGATTGCAGGTCGCCGTATGCCAATCGGTCATCGTCGCGCTGGCCTGGTTCGCCGGGGTGCCGTTCGTGGGCGCCTTGGTGATAGGCGGGGCCTTGGCCCTGTCCTCGACCGCCATCGTCAGCAAGGAATTGCTCAGGAGTAAGGAATTCAACCGCCATCATGGCCAACTGGCCTTCGGGGTGTTGTTGTTCCAGGATCTGGCGGCCCTGCTGTTCATCCTGATGGCGCCGGTGCTGCACGATGCGTCGCTGGGGGATGGACCGCGACTGGTCGGGGAGTTGTTGCTGCGCGGGATACTGCTGTTTTCCGCTTTGCTGGCGCTGGGACATTGGGTGCTGCCTAAGCTGTTCGAACTGGTCGCCAAGGCCGGCGGCGAGGAACTGCTGGTACTGGCGGCCCTGGTCGTGGCCTTGTTCGCGGGATGGGTGACGCATTTATTCGAGTTGCCCATGTCGTTGGGCGCTTTCGTCGCCGGCGTGACCTTGGGCGAGAGCCATTACCGTCATCAGATCGAGGCCGATATCCGGCCCTTCCGCGACGTGCTGTTGGGCCTGTTTTTCGTCGGTGTGGGCGCCCTGCTCGAATTTTCCGTCGTCGTCGAGTTCGGTCCCTGGCTGGTGCTGGCCGCCCTGGTGTTGCTGACCGTCAAGGCCGGCTTGCTGGCGGGTCTGGCTTTGGCCATGAGGGAGAATGCCCGCAATGCCTTGCGGGTCGGCTTCATGCTGGCGCAGGGAGGCGAGTTCGGTTTCGTGTTACTCAATCTGGGGGGGCAGCAGCACTTGCTGGATACGACCCAGGTTTCCTTCGTCTCGGGCGTGATCATCCTGAGCATGCTGGCGACACCGGTTGCTACGAGCATCGGCCGCAGGTTTGCGGAAATTTTGCGCAAGCGGGATGCGGCCTCGGCCCCGCCGGACGAAGCGAGCATCGCGTCGCTGGAAGCCCAGGTCGCGGAACTGGACCGGCCGGTGCTGATCTGCGGCTATGGCCGCGTCGGTCAGACGGTTTCCCGCTTTCTGCGCCGTTTCGGCATTCCGTTCGTGGCGCTGGACAGCGACCCCATGCGGGTGCGGGAAGCGGCCGAAGCGGGCGAATCCGTCTTCATCGGCGATTCGCGCCGCCCCGAACTATTGAAAGCCGCCGGTATCGAGCAAGCGAGGTTGGTGGTGATCAGTTTCAGCGAGGAGGCGCGCCGATCCCGCACGCTGGCGACGGTGCGCACCGTGCGCACCGACGTGCCCGTACTGGTGCGCACGAGCGACGACACCTATTTGCAGGATTATCTGGATCAGGGCGCCAGCGAGGTCGTGCCGGAAAGCCTGGAAGGCGCCCTGATGCTGGTGTCTCACGTTCTGGCCATGCTGAATGTGCCGATCGGACAGATCGTGCGAGCCATCAATCAAGTCAGGCGGGAGCGCTATCAGATCCTGCAAGGCTATTTCCAGGGCGAACAGACCCGCTTGATCGACGAGGAAGGGCGGCGGCTGAAGGTGCTGCATGCCATCCCCTTGCCGGAGAACGCTTCCGCCGCCGGCAGCCGCATCGTGGATCTGGGACTGGACGAGTTCGGCGTGACGCTGAGCGCGGTGCGGCGCGGGCATAGCAGCATACAGTCGCCGCCGCCGGAGTACGAGCTGATGGCCGGCGATATCGTCATACTGCTCGGCGAAACCGAGCAGATCGACCAGGCCGAGAGCCGCCTCCTGGCGGGTTGAGCCGGGAGGTGCAGGCCGCCTCTCGCGCGCTACAATCCCAGCGCGGCGGGTAAATCCCTCACCGTATCGAGGATCAGGTCCGGTCGGATGGCCGAGGCCTCGGTGTAAGCCTGGCGGTACTTGCCCGTGCGCACCAAGATGCCCCGCAATCCGGCCTGCTGACCGCCGCCCACGTCCACGTCGATGTCGTCGCCGACGATCGCGACTTCGGACGCCGCAAGCCCCATGTCGTTCAAGGCCAGCCGGAAAAAATCCTCCGACGGTTTACCTATGATGCGAGCGGTGACGCCACTCGCATATTCCAGCCCGTGGATGAAGCCGCCGATGTCCATTTGCAAGCCCGACTCCGTCTGCCAGAAACGGTTTTTATGCACGGCGATGAACTCGGCGCCGTTTTTCAGCGCATTGAAGACCTCGCTCAGCAAGGAATAAGACCAGCCATCGCCGATGTCGCCCACGACGATATGCGTCGCCTTCGTATCCGACTGGCGGAGCTCCGCGAAGTCCCGTTTGACGTCCTCCGCCAGCAACAGCCGGCAAACCGGATCGGGCAGGGCTTGTAGATAAAGCCGGGCGGCCTGCGGCGCGCTGACGATTTCCTCGGTTGCGACGGGAAAACCCAGCGCGCCGATTTTTCGCTGCAAGGTGGCCAGCGACAAGGTACTGGTATTGGTGATAAAGCGGCAAACATAGCCGGCGTCCCGCACCTGTCGCACGGCTTCAGCGGCGCCGGCAATGACGTGGGATCCCACGTAAAGCACCCCGTCGAGATCGAACAGGATGCCCTTGAGGCCGAAAGGAGAGAATGAGCCCATGGGCGTATGGTAAGCAGATTCGGCATCGAGCGCCAAGCTGGCTCGTGACGTCTAGGCCCGGATGACACGCGGGATCGTAAACCGGGAGGTGTCGGGAATCACCCGAACAGGCCGAGTGAAGTATCGCAGCGGTAGCAGCGGATGGTCGCGCTTCGCCGAACGGGAGAGCTAGGGATCGATAGGATGGCGCGCCCGGCAGGATTCGAACCTGCGACCAACGGCTTCGGAATCAGTCCCACGACTCTTACACCCTGTTTCACCGGGATACATTTTCTTTTATTTTCAATGGGTTTAAGCTGAGGCCAGGTTTACCGAATAGTACGGAAATGCCTCGAATTTCCTCTTTCCGGTAGCACAGCGGTAGCACAGGAACTCTGTGCTACCGGTTGAACACCCTGGACGGCTTACCCATGGCAAGCGAAAAAATCGAGTTCACGCGAGCGGCATTGTCCGCGATCACTCCCCCGGCGAAGGGGCGGGACTATTTCCGAGACGTCAAGCAAGCTGGCTTGCTGTTGGACGTAACCGCTTCCGGTACCAAGGCATTCCAGCTTTACCGCAAGGTTGGAGGTAAACCGGTGCGGGCCGTCCTAGGGCGATTCGATCCCGATTTGCCGGATTCCCGAGAACTGCCGAAAACGCTAGCCAACGGTAAGCCTCTAGATCCCCTGGCCTATATCGGCAACACGCCCCGGTTAAATGTCCGCATGGCGCGCGCCCTGACGGTTGCCGTATCGGCGGCGATGGATCGGGGCGAAAACCCGGTGGCGGACCGGCGGGAACAGCGCCGCAAAGCGGCGGAGGAGCTGACGCTTAGGGAGGCCTTCGACCTGTATTACAAAGACCACTTGCAACCCCAAGGCCGGCGCACCGCTGAGGAGCTGCAAGGGGAGTTTGCCCGCTACGTTGGCAAGGTGGTGCCCGGACAGAAAAAGCCCCGCGGGAAGGAAAGAACCAAAGCACCGGGTTCGGTTGATTGGGAGGGGCGCAAGCTATCCAGCATCAAGCCGGTGGAGGTCCGCAAGCTGATGGTAAGCCTTCGGGAGAACGTCGGGCCGCGCACGGCCAACAAGGTGCTGGCTCTTCTGCGGGCGCTCTATCGGAAGCTGGCGGAGTGGCGAGCTTATGACGGTGAGAACCCTACCCTGGGCATTCCGAAATATCCCGAGCGGGAGCGCTCGCGTTTCCTCAAGGCTGAAGAGTTGCCCAAGTTCTTTGAAGCGCTCCAAGGGGCTCCCGAGTATTTCCGTCACTTCGTTTTGCTGGCTATCTCTACTGGGGCTCGATCTTCGAATATTCAGGGTATGCGCTGGGTCGACCTGGACTTACACGCCGGCTTATGGACTGTGCCGGGTGAGCAATCAAAGAACGGCGACCACCTGGTTATTCCTCTGACTGCGCCTGCTCTGGAAGTGCTGCGTGAGCGGCGGGGCAGCGGTAGTCCCTGGGTGTTTCCTTCCTACTCTGCCAGTGGTCACATGGGCCACCCGGCGAAGCCATGGGCGGACCTGTTGGAGCGGGCCGGCTTGACCGATCTGCGCATGCACGACCTACGCCGAAGCCTGGGCAGTTGGGCAGCGATCCAGGGAGCCAGCATGGCGATCATCGGACAAGCCCTGGGGCATAAGAGCACCGATGCAACCCGTATCTATGCCCGGCTGAGTGTGGACCCGGTACGCGATGCGATGGAGCGAGCGACCAGCGCCATATTCGCCGCCGGGGGCATACAACCCACTGCCGAAGTGGTCGACCTGGGAGCCAAGCGCAAGGCTAAAAAGTGATGTTTTTTCCCGGCCCCCTCATTTTGCAACCGGGAAAACCGGGAAAACCGGGAAACCCTGACGCCACGCGGCTTCCAGCCTTCCCGGTTTGATTTTTGGCACCGGGAAAAACCGGGAGAACCGGGAAAATTCTTGCACCGGCATTCACTGAGTTATACGACGCCGGATTTTCGCGCGCTAGCTTTCCCACCTGCCAGCACCCCGGCAGCGAGCGCATTTGATAAGGTCAAGCCAAACTTTGCCTAGCTCCTATCGGCTTTCCAAGGCTGCGTATAAGGTCGTCCGGCTGATGCCGTACTCTGCGGCCAGGGCTTTCTTGTTCGCTCCCTGGTTGAGCTTCTGCCGTATCTCTGCGACCGTTTCGGGCGTGAGCTTTGAAGGCGCCCCCACATGCTTACCTTTCGCCTTGGCGGCGGCGATGCCTTCCCGCTGACGCTCCCGGATAAGGGCGCGCTCGAACTGAGCAAAGGCCCCCATCA includes:
- the hpnH gene encoding adenosyl-hopene transferase HpnH, which gives rise to MGVPLRQQITVASYLLKQKIKGVKRYPLVLMLEPLFRCNLACAGCGKIDYPEEILNRRLSVEDSLAAVDECGAPIVSIAGGEPLLHKELPQIVEGIIARKKYVYLCTNALLLKKRMDDYQPSPYLTFSIHLDGNRDRHDASVCQEGVFDRAVEVIEQAIKKGFRVTVNCTLFQNESAEEVVEFLDYTKKLGVEGVTIAPGFSYEHAPQQDIFIKLRDSKELFRKVFKIGKNRKWALNHSPLYLDFLAGNQAYNCTPWGNPTRNVFGWQKPCYLLVDEGYAPSFKSLLEDTPWDKYGNSKNPKCANCMAHCGFEATAADDSISNPLKALWVGLRGPRTEGAMAPDPVPEWEAKQTKSVLSRPVISIEAVE
- a CDS encoding monovalent cation:proton antiporter family protein — protein: MNSSLFDDLLLIFGASVLISALFGRLRLAPILGYLLVGVAFGPGALGLLNNVADIHDFAEFGIVFLLFSLGLEFSIPKMLALRRTVFGLGGLQVAVCQSVIVALAWFAGVPFVGALVIGGALALSSTAIVSKELLRSKEFNRHHGQLAFGVLLFQDLAALLFILMAPVLHDASLGDGPRLVGELLLRGILLFSALLALGHWVLPKLFELVAKAGGEELLVLAALVVALFAGWVTHLFELPMSLGAFVAGVTLGESHYRHQIEADIRPFRDVLLGLFFVGVGALLEFSVVVEFGPWLVLAALVLLTVKAGLLAGLALAMRENARNALRVGFMLAQGGEFGFVLLNLGGQQHLLDTTQVSFVSGVIILSMLATPVATSIGRRFAEILRKRDAASAPPDEASIASLEAQVAELDRPVLICGYGRVGQTVSRFLRRFGIPFVALDSDPMRVREAAEAGESVFIGDSRRPELLKAAGIEQARLVVISFSEEARRSRTLATVRTVRTDVPVLVRTSDDTYLQDYLDQGASEVVPESLEGALMLVSHVLAMLNVPIGQIVRAINQVRRERYQILQGYFQGEQTRLIDEEGRRLKVLHAIPLPENASAAGSRIVDLGLDEFGVTLSAVRRGHSSIQSPPPEYELMAGDIVILLGETEQIDQAESRLLAG
- a CDS encoding TIGR01458 family HAD-type hydrolase produces the protein MALDAESAYHTPMGSFSPFGLKGILFDLDGVLYVGSHVIAGAAEAVRQVRDAGYVCRFITNTSTLSLATLQRKIGALGFPVATEEIVSAPQAARLYLQALPDPVCRLLLAEDVKRDFAELRQSDTKATHIVVGDIGDGWSYSLLSEVFNALKNGAEFIAVHKNRFWQTESGLQMDIGGFIHGLEYASGVTARIIGKPSEDFFRLALNDMGLAASEVAIVGDDIDVDVGGGQQAGLRGILVRTGKYRQAYTEASAIRPDLILDTVRDLPAALGL
- a CDS encoding site-specific integrase — encoded protein: MASEKIEFTRAALSAITPPAKGRDYFRDVKQAGLLLDVTASGTKAFQLYRKVGGKPVRAVLGRFDPDLPDSRELPKTLANGKPLDPLAYIGNTPRLNVRMARALTVAVSAAMDRGENPVADRREQRRKAAEELTLREAFDLYYKDHLQPQGRRTAEELQGEFARYVGKVVPGQKKPRGKERTKAPGSVDWEGRKLSSIKPVEVRKLMVSLRENVGPRTANKVLALLRALYRKLAEWRAYDGENPTLGIPKYPERERSRFLKAEELPKFFEALQGAPEYFRHFVLLAISTGARSSNIQGMRWVDLDLHAGLWTVPGEQSKNGDHLVIPLTAPALEVLRERRGSGSPWVFPSYSASGHMGHPAKPWADLLERAGLTDLRMHDLRRSLGSWAAIQGASMAIIGQALGHKSTDATRIYARLSVDPVRDAMERATSAIFAAGGIQPTAEVVDLGAKRKAKK